The Candidatus Glassbacteria bacterium genome contains a region encoding:
- a CDS encoding helix-turn-helix domain-containing protein, producing MTSGNKTTTKRVAIYTRVSTDGQTVDNQLLELRAVAERHGWDVVEEYSDNGVSGATGREKRPAFDALCQAATRREVDLIMAWSVDRLGRSLQHLVGFLGEIHAKGVDLYLHQQGIDTTTPAGKAMFQMCGVFAEFERAMIQERVRAGLERAKAQGKVLGRPRTPEQKKAAVRDLRETGESVRKIAKATGLGVGTVHRILAA from the coding sequence ATGACCAGTGGCAATAAGACTACCACCAAGCGCGTAGCGATCTACACCCGCGTCAGCACCGACGGTCAGACCGTCGACAACCAACTTCTCGAGCTTCGAGCCGTCGCCGAGCGTCACGGCTGGGATGTGGTAGAGGAGTACTCCGACAACGGTGTCAGCGGAGCTACTGGGCGAGAGAAGCGACCTGCCTTTGATGCTCTGTGCCAGGCCGCCACGCGCCGCGAAGTGGACCTGATCATGGCATGGTCGGTGGACCGCCTCGGCCGCTCCCTCCAACATCTCGTCGGCTTCCTAGGTGAAATCCATGCCAAGGGCGTCGACCTGTACCTCCACCAGCAGGGGATCGACACCACCACGCCCGCTGGGAAGGCCATGTTCCAGATGTGCGGTGTGTTCGCTGAGTTCGAGCGGGCGATGATCCAGGAGCGGGTCAGGGCGGGTCTAGAACGTGCCAAGGCGCAAGGTAAGGTCTTGGGGCGACCACGGACACCAGAGCAAAAGAAGGCCGCTGTACGGGACTTGAGGGAAACTGGAGAGTCAGTTAGGAAGATTGCCAAGGCGACAGGTCTGGGCGTGGGGACTGTCCACCGTATCCTTGCGGCATAG
- a CDS encoding DNA cytosine methyltransferase: MGRFYEFFAGGGMARAGLGPGWSCLFANDIDPKKGASYARNWGNSDLRLTDVGELSTSDLPETADLVWASFPCQDLSLAGTGAGLKGERSGTFWPFWNLMKALANEGCAPPVIVLENVCGALTSHGGKDFAVIGSAIVRAGYRFGTLVIDAVNFVPQSRPRLFIIAVRKGQPIPNELTQPEPGETWHTGALIDAHNRLSKRERESWLWWHLPLPPKRNAVFADLIEEKPKGVPWHTTAETRKLLDMMSTVNRAKVTAAKNTGRKMVGAIYKRTRSDGNGGKVQRAEIRFDDIAGCLRTPMGGSSRQTIMIVEGNKIRSRLLSPREAARLMGLPDDYELPENYNEAYHLAGDGLVVPVVRHIAENILEPVLAAIAVESKKAA; the protein is encoded by the coding sequence ATGGGTCGATTCTATGAGTTTTTTGCGGGGGGAGGAATGGCTCGCGCTGGTCTTGGTCCAGGGTGGTCATGCCTTTTCGCCAACGACATCGACCCGAAGAAAGGTGCCAGCTACGCCCGGAACTGGGGCAACTCCGACCTACGGCTGACGGACGTAGGCGAGCTGAGCACATCGGACCTGCCGGAAACCGCTGATCTGGTGTGGGCGTCTTTCCCCTGTCAAGATCTCTCACTTGCCGGAACCGGGGCCGGACTCAAGGGTGAGCGGTCTGGAACGTTCTGGCCATTCTGGAATCTCATGAAGGCGCTGGCCAATGAGGGCTGCGCGCCGCCGGTGATCGTTCTTGAGAATGTGTGTGGTGCCTTGACCTCGCACGGGGGCAAGGACTTCGCCGTGATCGGTTCCGCAATCGTCAGAGCTGGTTACCGCTTTGGCACCCTGGTGATCGACGCGGTAAATTTTGTGCCGCAGTCCCGGCCTCGTCTATTCATCATCGCAGTGCGCAAGGGCCAGCCTATTCCAAACGAACTGACGCAGCCGGAACCAGGAGAGACATGGCACACCGGCGCGCTGATTGACGCTCATAACCGGCTCTCGAAACGGGAGCGGGAGAGCTGGCTGTGGTGGCACCTCCCGCTACCGCCAAAACGGAACGCGGTCTTTGCGGACCTGATCGAGGAAAAGCCGAAGGGCGTGCCGTGGCATACGACCGCCGAAACCCGGAAGCTGCTGGACATGATGAGCACCGTGAACCGGGCAAAAGTCACGGCGGCGAAGAATACCGGACGGAAGATGGTCGGTGCCATATATAAGCGCACACGTTCGGACGGGAATGGCGGCAAGGTACAGCGAGCGGAAATCCGCTTCGATGATATCGCGGGCTGCCTGCGCACACCGATGGGCGGATCAAGCCGCCAGACGATCATGATCGTCGAAGGGAACAAGATTCGTTCGCGGTTGCTCTCACCGCGCGAGGCAGCACGGCTGATGGGCCTACCCGACGATTACGAGCTGCCGGAGAACTACAACGAGGCTTATCACCTAGCCGGTGATGGCTTGGTGGTGCCGGTGGTCCGGCACATAGCGGAGAACATTCTAGAGCCTGTGCTGGCCGCGATTGCAGTAGAGAGCAAGAAAGCGGCCTGA
- a CDS encoding DUF4928 domain-containing protein, producing MPNDLMEALKAFTAEHRFKGKGPLCVALVVTLHARNMGLPLDPEALVTEGGGQVLGLGRGAVQGVLRRHEIERVLAAEGGRTSRGSLNNMREYVAFLNDLDGKGMADLDAIETYWIECVHAFFAGKPFTIKLDASRGLRHVIRNILDQAVERQKSAPGMYYAGAVLQHMTGAKLDCALGQGKFEHNSFSTADAPGQRAGDFFVGDVVIHVTTSPGEAVIERCRENLNDGYKPILVTMQRGMTVAEGLADNKGLAERIDIFEMEQFVALNLYELGKFAADGRRVAITDLVSRYNEIIEDVETDPSLKIEIRK from the coding sequence ATGCCGAACGACCTCATGGAAGCCCTGAAAGCCTTTACTGCTGAGCATAGATTCAAGGGCAAGGGCCCGCTGTGCGTCGCGCTTGTTGTCACCTTGCACGCCCGCAATATGGGACTGCCGCTCGATCCGGAAGCACTTGTCACGGAAGGAGGGGGCCAGGTCCTCGGCCTTGGCAGAGGTGCCGTGCAAGGCGTGTTAAGGCGGCATGAAATCGAGCGAGTGCTGGCCGCCGAAGGCGGGCGGACAAGCCGGGGCAGCCTAAACAACATGCGGGAGTATGTCGCCTTCCTGAATGACCTTGACGGGAAGGGGATGGCGGACCTCGATGCGATAGAGACGTATTGGATCGAATGCGTCCACGCCTTCTTCGCGGGTAAGCCGTTCACGATCAAACTGGATGCGTCACGAGGGCTACGCCACGTCATTCGGAACATTCTGGATCAGGCTGTTGAGCGCCAGAAAAGCGCGCCCGGCATGTACTACGCCGGAGCGGTGCTGCAACACATGACCGGAGCGAAGCTCGACTGTGCGCTCGGGCAGGGGAAATTCGAGCACAACAGCTTCTCGACGGCGGATGCGCCAGGCCAGCGCGCCGGTGACTTCTTCGTTGGCGATGTGGTGATCCATGTCACCACGTCCCCCGGCGAGGCTGTGATTGAGCGATGCCGGGAGAATTTGAACGACGGCTACAAGCCGATACTGGTGACAATGCAGCGGGGCATGACAGTTGCCGAAGGGCTGGCTGACAACAAGGGTCTCGCAGAGCGTATCGACATTTTCGAGATGGAGCAGTTTGTGGCACTAAACCTGTACGAGCTGGGCAAGTTCGCGGCAGATGGTCGGCGCGTGGCGATCACCGATTTGGTGAGCCGATATAATGAAATCATAGAAGATGTGGAAACCGATCCGAGCCTGAAAATAGAAATCCGGAAATGA
- the vsr gene encoding DNA mismatch endonuclease Vsr — MTEKPEDRSRVMRAVKGWDTGLEMIVRRLTHAMGYRYRLHRKDLPGKPDMVFPARRKVVFVNGCFWHQHNCPRGARSPKSHRDYWIPKLERNRQRDAEHQDRLAELGWNVLVIWECETKDRNALCARIRKFLEG, encoded by the coding sequence ATGACGGAGAAGCCGGAAGATCGCAGCAGGGTCATGCGGGCGGTCAAGGGCTGGGACACAGGGCTGGAAATGATCGTGCGTCGGCTGACGCACGCCATGGGCTACCGTTATCGACTTCACCGAAAGGACCTTCCCGGAAAACCTGACATGGTGTTTCCCGCCCGGCGAAAGGTGGTTTTCGTGAATGGATGTTTCTGGCACCAGCATAATTGTCCACGGGGTGCGCGTTCGCCGAAATCGCACCGAGACTACTGGATTCCAAAACTCGAACGTAACAGGCAACGGGATGCGGAGCATCAGGACCGGCTTGCTGAGTTGGGCTGGAACGTGCTGGTGATCTGGGAATGCGAAACGAAGGATCGCAATGCGCTGTGTGCAAGGATCAGGAAGTTTCTGGAAGGGTAG